In Candidatus Zixiibacteriota bacterium, one genomic interval encodes:
- a CDS encoding transcriptional coactivator p15/PC4 family protein, with the protein MRYELERSQTEKLIIEDSEYKGHQLVSLRIYFLSKEDEWLPTKKGVTFRLDQLDEVIGALNQIKDGK; encoded by the coding sequence ATGCGATATGAACTAGAACGGTCCCAGACAGAGAAATTGATTATCGAAGACAGCGAATACAAGGGGCATCAACTGGTGTCGCTTCGCATCTATTTCCTTTCCAAGGAAGACGAATGGCTGCCGACCAAGAAAGGCGTGACTTTCCGCCTCGACCAGCTCGACGAAGTGATCGGGGCGCTGAATCAGATCAAGGACGGCAAATAG
- a CDS encoding adenosine-specific kinase, with protein MTDNTLKIHVVAVAIPDGCNVILGHSHFIKTIEDLYEALIGSSPSLSFGIAFCEASQKRLVRSDGNDRDLVRMAEKAAFDIGAGHSFIVFMKNGFPINVLNRIKQVEEVTRIYCATANPLQVLVADTRQGRGVIGVVDGETPLGIESEEDKVERREFLRKIGYKR; from the coding sequence ATGACTGACAACACCTTGAAGATCCATGTCGTTGCCGTGGCGATTCCCGACGGCTGTAACGTAATTCTGGGGCATTCGCACTTCATCAAGACGATTGAAGATCTGTACGAAGCGTTGATCGGTTCGTCACCGAGCCTCTCGTTCGGAATCGCTTTTTGCGAAGCGTCGCAGAAACGGCTGGTACGGTCCGACGGCAATGACCGTGATTTGGTCCGCATGGCGGAGAAAGCGGCATTTGACATCGGCGCAGGTCACTCCTTCATCGTCTTCATGAAGAATGGATTTCCGATCAACGTCCTCAACCGGATCAAGCAGGTCGAAGAAGTCACGCGTATCTACTGCGCCACCGCCAATCCGCTGCAGGTGTTAGTCGCCGACACCCGGCAGGGACGGGGTGTGATCGGTGTGGTCGACGGCGAGACGCCGCTGGGAATCGAGTCCGAAGAGGACAAAGTCGAGCGGAGAGAGTTCCTCCGAAAAATCGGCTACAAACGATAA
- a CDS encoding peptidylprolyl isomerase: protein MSGTRQIVAVFLGLLVLAVLGYYFYDTLRDRTPQELEARVIHMGDTRVSSAELGPYLNSPHGDVRRQAALAIGRTADSKSAGLLFDMLDDSAMIVARAAAFGIGLTGQQRYADQLLDKTWDFPVAVTSAAVESAGRLADSSMSTTADLLETFLTHPAPEVREAACYALFHMRAKYKGSALAAHYRIEQDLSVREAALYALARLGLPEGEQIYIENLSDPDPYIRSLCLRALSTMKAERAEHYHAIALNDANLHVVSQAISGLGRIDSRKSYEALYRRLSQEQDEKLVLDLLAALGAVRVEEKSTDDVRRVLSRFSSPYVTAAVAEFLAKAEGDGAIALLDSLRNDQPDPVVQAAVARGYGLIGGVGVQSRLGGLFEHPDPLVRVAAYEQLVKVDISNTEHYINEALNDPDYVVKYMGLESIRAGKLRKYLSVLRTMIADPAGSADELRRGIVDVTGDLFGPVPGEDTIAMQILIAGILDPSYVVRMEAARVYKTVVGEDRDHQITPIKAQLSEADVLKALQKYRLNPHAIIVTDHGEVDIELYFDVAPITVLNFIELARSEFYNGLQFHRVIPGFVAQGGDPRGDGWGGPDWAIRNEDSDEPFRRGSVGMATSGKDTGGSQFFICFLPQPHLEARYTVFGQVVEGMDVVDRIKRGDVIQSVIIQEGPK from the coding sequence ATGTCAGGAACACGTCAAATAGTCGCGGTTTTCCTCGGCCTGCTCGTCCTGGCCGTTCTGGGATACTATTTTTATGATACGCTCAGAGACCGTACGCCCCAGGAGCTTGAGGCGCGGGTCATTCACATGGGCGATACGCGGGTCAGCAGCGCCGAACTCGGACCGTACCTGAATTCGCCGCATGGTGATGTACGCCGTCAGGCGGCGCTGGCGATCGGTCGCACCGCCGACTCCAAGAGCGCGGGGTTGCTCTTCGACATGCTCGATGACAGCGCCATGATTGTGGCCCGCGCGGCTGCATTTGGAATCGGCCTGACCGGCCAGCAGCGGTATGCCGACCAGCTGTTGGACAAGACATGGGACTTCCCGGTCGCGGTCACGTCGGCTGCTGTGGAATCAGCCGGGCGGCTGGCGGATTCCTCGATGTCGACCACAGCCGATCTTCTGGAGACATTCCTCACGCACCCGGCGCCTGAGGTGCGCGAAGCGGCGTGTTATGCGCTGTTTCATATGCGGGCGAAATACAAAGGATCGGCGCTGGCGGCACACTATCGAATCGAGCAGGATCTGTCGGTCCGCGAGGCGGCCCTGTATGCGCTCGCCCGACTGGGGCTGCCCGAAGGGGAACAGATCTATATCGAGAACCTCTCCGACCCCGATCCCTATATTCGCTCGCTGTGTCTTCGGGCTCTCTCGACGATGAAGGCAGAACGCGCCGAGCACTATCATGCGATTGCCCTTAACGACGCGAATCTGCATGTCGTGTCGCAGGCGATTAGCGGGCTCGGCCGCATCGACTCCCGAAAGTCATACGAGGCGCTTTATCGCCGCCTCAGTCAGGAACAAGACGAAAAGCTGGTCCTCGACTTGCTGGCTGCCCTTGGCGCAGTTCGCGTTGAAGAAAAGTCGACTGATGACGTGCGACGCGTGCTCTCTCGATTCTCGTCGCCCTATGTCACAGCCGCAGTGGCGGAGTTCCTGGCGAAGGCAGAGGGTGACGGTGCCATTGCGCTGCTTGACTCGCTGCGCAACGACCAGCCGGACCCGGTCGTGCAGGCGGCAGTGGCCAGGGGGTACGGCCTGATCGGCGGCGTCGGGGTGCAGAGTCGGCTCGGCGGGCTGTTTGAACACCCGGATCCGCTCGTGCGCGTTGCAGCCTACGAACAACTGGTAAAGGTCGATATCAGCAACACCGAGCATTATATCAACGAAGCCCTCAATGACCCTGATTATGTCGTCAAGTACATGGGACTGGAATCCATTCGTGCCGGAAAGCTCAGAAAGTACCTTTCGGTTTTGCGGACAATGATCGCCGATCCGGCGGGTTCCGCGGACGAACTTCGCCGTGGTATAGTCGACGTCACCGGTGATCTGTTCGGTCCGGTCCCCGGTGAGGATACCATCGCAATGCAGATCCTGATTGCCGGAATTCTTGACCCGTCGTACGTCGTGCGGATGGAAGCGGCGAGGGTATACAAAACCGTCGTCGGGGAAGATCGTGACCACCAGATAACCCCGATCAAGGCGCAACTCAGCGAAGCCGATGTGCTGAAAGCGCTGCAGAAGTATCGCCTGAATCCGCACGCTATCATCGTAACTGATCACGGCGAGGTTGATATCGAGTTGTACTTTGACGTCGCGCCGATCACCGTCCTCAATTTCATCGAACTGGCACGCTCGGAATTCTACAACGGCTTGCAGTTCCACCGGGTTATTCCGGGGTTTGTTGCACAGGGAGGCGACCCGCGCGGCGACGGATGGGGCGGCCCGGACTGGGCGATCCGCAACGAGGATTCCGACGAACCGTTCCGCCGCGGCTCGGTCGGTATGGCAACGTCGGGTAAAGACACCGGGGGCTCGCAGTTTTTCATCTGTTTCCTGCCTCAACCGCACCTCGAAGCCCGGTATACGGTATTCGGGCAGGTAGTCGAAGGTATGGATGTCGTCGATCGCATCAAACGCGGCGACGTCATCCAGTCTGTCATCATCCAAGAGGGACCGAAATGA
- a CDS encoding HmuY family protein, protein MKRILLFFGFSLAALGLAAGCSDDDHSASGPTGPSGSAGFQDTSVFDAATGTWTTTLNASSHTTPKTFSFSETKAAGWDIMFRRSNINLNGGDAGAESVAGYDMGTAKAFADVVLSDTTGVSWEEDAQRYIIDSFYTYNFVTHQLDMTRYVYAMVDAEGDNFVKFQIDSLVGAGAPPNMGTVWISYYYQPTANSRTLSGAVQTASITVGSGIAYFDFSSGTQVTPSNPTASTEWDLRFASYEIAQNSGPNGAGSCAVFPAFTELTDKTDIASFASVPATAALFPDFIGSVFNGSLTDDSELWYDYDGTTHTLTSKSHVYLIKSADAVYKMEIIGWYADINGSLTSGYYTFKWAELQ, encoded by the coding sequence ATGAAACGAATCCTGCTGTTTTTTGGCTTCTCTCTCGCTGCACTTGGACTGGCGGCGGGGTGTTCCGATGACGACCATTCGGCATCCGGACCGACCGGACCGTCGGGATCTGCCGGCTTCCAGGATACGTCGGTGTTTGATGCCGCCACCGGAACCTGGACCACTACCCTGAACGCATCGTCGCACACGACACCCAAGACCTTCTCGTTCTCCGAAACCAAGGCGGCCGGCTGGGATATCATGTTCCGGCGCTCGAATATCAACCTGAACGGCGGCGACGCCGGCGCCGAGAGTGTGGCCGGGTACGACATGGGAACGGCGAAGGCGTTCGCCGATGTCGTCCTGTCCGATACCACGGGCGTGAGCTGGGAGGAAGATGCGCAGCGCTATATTATCGACAGCTTCTACACGTACAACTTCGTGACGCACCAGCTCGATATGACCCGGTACGTGTATGCGATGGTCGACGCCGAGGGTGACAATTTCGTAAAGTTCCAGATCGACTCATTGGTGGGTGCCGGCGCGCCGCCGAACATGGGGACAGTCTGGATCTCCTACTACTACCAACCGACCGCAAACTCGCGCACGCTCAGCGGCGCCGTACAGACGGCATCAATCACCGTAGGCAGCGGTATCGCGTATTTCGACTTCTCGAGCGGAACGCAGGTTACGCCATCCAACCCCACAGCCTCGACTGAATGGGATCTGCGATTTGCTTCGTACGAGATCGCGCAGAACAGCGGGCCGAACGGCGCCGGCTCGTGCGCGGTTTTTCCCGCATTCACCGAGTTGACCGACAAAACCGATATCGCCTCGTTTGCATCGGTGCCGGCGACTGCCGCGTTGTTTCCGGACTTCATCGGTTCCGTTTTTAACGGGTCGCTGACCGATGATTCTGAACTGTGGTACGATTACGATGGCACAACTCACACCCTGACCAGCAAGAGCCACGTCTATCTGATTAAGTCGGCCGACGCGGTATACAAAATGGAAATCATTGGCTGGTATGCTGATATCAACGGCAGCCTGACCAGCGGATACTACACGTTTAAATGGGCCGAGTTGCAGTAG